A portion of the Diprion similis isolate iyDipSimi1 chromosome 4, iyDipSimi1.1, whole genome shotgun sequence genome contains these proteins:
- the LOC124405296 gene encoding AP-1 complex subunit mu-1: MSTSAIYILDVKGKVLISRNYRGDIETGVIEKFMPLVMEREEECNLTPIIQTPECTYSYIKYNNLYIVSTTRKNANISLVFVFLHKVVQVMQEYFKELEEESIRDNFVVIYELLDELLDFGYPQTTDSKILQEYITQEGHKLEIQPRIPMAVTNAVSWRSEGIKYRKNEVFLDVIESVNLLANANGNVLSSEIVGAIKMRVYLSGMPELRLGLNDKVLFESTGRGKSKSVELEDVKFHQCVRLSRFENDRTISFIPPDGEFELMSYRLNTHVKPLIWIESVIERHAHSRVEYMIKARSQFKRRSTANNVEIVIPVPNDADSPKFKTTIGSVKYSPEQSAITWSIKSFPGGKEYLMRAHFGLPSVVGEDVEGKPPIQVKFEIPYFTTSGIQVRYLKIIEKSGYQALPWVRYITQNGDYQLRTN; the protein is encoded by the coding sequence ATGTCGACCTCCGCCATCTACATTCTAGATGTGAAGGGGAAGGTTCTCATATCGAGAAACTACCGCGGTGACATTGAGACTGGGGTTATTGAGAAGTTCATGCCTCTGGTGATGGAGAGAGAAGAGGAGTGCAATCTCACGCCCATTATCCAAACCCCTGAGTGCACTTACTCATATATAAAGTACAACAATCTGTACATTGTATCTACGACAAGAAAGAACGCTAACATCTCACTTGTATTTGTATTTCTCCACAAAGTAGTCCAAGTAATGCAGGAGTACTTCAAAGAGCTCGAGGAAGAGAGCATCAGAGACAACTTCGTTGTGATTTACGAGCTCCTAGATGAGCTTTTGGACTTTGGCTACCCCCAGACGACGGACAGTAAAATTCTGCAGGAGTACATAACTCAGGAGGGCCACAAGCTTGAAATACAGCCAAGAATACCTATGGCGGTAACCAACGCCGTATCATGGAGATCCGAAGGCATTAAGTATCGCAAAAATGAGGTTTTCCTCGATGTCATAGAGTCGGTAAATCTTTTGGCTAATGCAAACGGGAATGTTTTGAGTAGCGAGATAGTCGGCGCGATTAAAATGCGAGTTTACCTATCTGGAATGCCTGAGCTGCGTCTGGGACTAAACGACAAGGTTTTGTTCGAGTCGACAGGTCGTGGAAAGTCCAAGTCCGTTGAGCTGGAGGATGTCAAGTTCCATCAGTGCGTCAGGCTTTCAAGATTCGAGAACGACAGGACCATTTCCTTCATACCACCCGACGGAGAGTTTGAGTTGATGTCTTATCGGCTCAATACTCACGTCAAGCCACTTATTTGGATCGAGTCTGTGATAGAGCGTCACGCTCACAGCCGTGTTGAATACATGATCAAGGCTCGATCGCAATTTAAGAGAAGATCGACTGCCAACAACGTGGAGATAGTCATTCCAGTGCCAAACGACGCCGATTCACCAAAATTCAAGACTACCATAGGCAGTGTGAAATATTCCCCGGAACAGAGTGCGATCACGTGGTCTATCAAATCATTTCCTGGCGGAAAGGAGTACCTAATGAGAGCGCATTTTGGGCTGCCTTCTGTCGTTGGAGAAGATGTCGAAGGCAAGCCACCGATTCAGGTCAAGTTTGAGATTCCATACTTCACTACCTCTGGTATTCAAgtcagatatttgaaaattattgaaaagagTGGTTACCAGGCTCTGCCTTGGGTGAGGTACATAACGCAGAACGGAGACTATCAATTAAGAACTAATTGA
- the LOC124405295 gene encoding neuroligin-4, X-linked-like, which produces MPLRCQPAAGVLLASVLRATFLNILNHLIIFASITFIASSSSQSPTRYASRIVETKSGQIRGILQEPNGRHLDPVEVFRGIPYAAPPVEKLRFRSPRPPLTWAGVKLADTFGLVCPQNYPDVTNRTIALGTMPRGRFLQLKRLLPLLGNQSEDCLFLNLYIPGSGSRGLEAPYAVIVYVHGESFEWGSGNPYDGSVLASAGHVIVVTLNYRLGILGFLRTRPGPDTTDGSGGNLALKDIAMGLRWVRDNIGAFGGDPTRITLVGHDTGAALANLLLLAPYGKGLFHRLVLLSGSALSPWAAVHEPDDLRVKIGEQFECPVETEADIADCLREVPLQNLMEVELPETRFMPRIGPGLPIDMNSPDPSHDMERDSGSFVTIPLILGVTTAESYLDFNANDIQYGFEEEQRNRVLRTFVRNAYVYHLNEIFSAVRNEYTDWDKPVLHPINIRDSTMEALSDGHTVAPLMRVAFYHARRGAKTFFYHFNYLTKDSDYVQRLGSVRGEDIPYVFGLPLVSGGTFFPQNYSRQDQGVAEAVLTFFSNFAKTGNPNEPRNVDSVDYGTAKEKTRFRGLTWEQYETGSQQYLTIALKPKMKSHYRGHKMAVWLNLIPQLHQPGDDDVTMRHHHFRERGDHLYAGPVRDEWHTPILLPGNTVTTSLSTTECSSTIGEDATSEIGSPASGVIEGEERVRERHDETELLQRLASRHYYSTTTALAITVGVGCILLILNMMIFAGIYYQRDREKKRAASECSPNGHQESVPMTTRPSSRDSNEDTRSEEPPPSYTTLARSSPPPPSSTMPEQRLLRDESLRKNVRIVKEHGTHPQKDPVPPKPPTRTTSSLTTTGIKKRVQIQEISV; this is translated from the exons ATGCCACTGCGATGCCAGCCGGCGGCCGGGGTGCTGCTGGCTTCGGTACTGAGAGCAACCTTCCTCAACATTTTAAATCACCTCATAATATTCGCCTCGATAACATTCATCGCCTCGAGCAGCTCCCAGTCTCCGACTCGTTACGCCTCCCGAATCGTCGAGACCAAGAGCGGACAGATAAGGGGAATCCTGCAG GAACCTAACGGTCGACACCTGGACCCGGTCGAAGTCTTCCGCGGCATTCCGTACGCGGCGCCCCCCGTAGAAAAGCTCCGTTTCAGATCGCCGAGGCCCCCGTTGACTTGGGCCGGTGTCAAGCTCGCGGATACCTTTGGCTTAGTTTGTCCCCAAAACTACCCGGACGTAACTAATCGAACCATTGCTCTGGGGACTATGCCACGTGGAAGATTTCTCCAGCTGAAACGCCTTCTTCCGCTGCTCGGGAATCAAAGCGAAGATTGTCTCTTCTTGAACCTCTACATACCTGGAAGCG GTTCCCGAGGACTCGAGGCACCCTACGCAGTGATCGTTTACGTACACGGTGAGAGCTTTGAATGGGGTTCTGGGAATCCCTACGACGGCTCGGTATTGGCAAGTGCTGGCCACGTGATCGTCGTAACACTGAACTACCGGCTTGGTATATTAG GATTCCTAAGGACTCGTCCTGGTCCAGACACCACGGACGGTTCCGGGGGTAATCTCGCTCTCAAGGACATTGCCATGGGGCTCCGATGGGTGCGCGATAACATCGGCGCCTTTGGCGGTGACCCGACCAGAATCACCCTAGTTGGACACGACACGGGGGCGGCACTCGCCAATCTCCTACTTCTGGCGCCCTACGGCAAAG GTTTGTTTCATCGGCTGGTTCTCCTCAGCGGTTCCGCCCTTAGCCCCTGGGCAGCAGTGCACGAGCCGGACGATTTGAGGGTAAAAATTGGGGAGCAATTCGAATGTCCAGTTGAAACCGAAGCCGACATTGCCGATTGCCTTCGCGAAGTTCCCTTACAAAATCTAATGGAAGTAGAACTACCCGAAAcaag GTTCATGCCGCGGATTGGTCCCGGGTTACCGATCGACATGAACAGCCCTGATCCAAGCCACGACATGGAGAGAGACAGCGGTAGCTTTGTGACGATTCCACTGATCCTCGGCGTTACGACGGCCGAGAGTTACCTCGACTTCAACGCGAACGATATCCAGTATGGATTTGAGGAGGAGCAGAGAAATCGAGTGCTCCGAACGTTCGTCCGCAACGCGTACGTCTACCACTTGAACGAGATATTCTCGGCTGTGAGAAACGAGTATACGGACTGGGACAAGCCTGTCCTACACCCAATTAACATACGAGACTCGACGATGGAGGCACTGAGTGACGGCCACACCGTGGCTCCGTTGATGAGGGTCGCCTTTTATCACGCGAGGAGGGGTGCCAAGACCTTTTTCTACCATTTCAACTATCTAACAAAAGACAGCGATTACGTGCAG cGACTGGGAAGCGTAAGGGGCGAGGATATACCCTACGTGTTTGGACTCCCACTTGTATCCGGAGGTACCTTTTTCCCTCAGAACTACAGCCGCCAGGATCAGGGCGTCGCCGAGGCTgttcttacatttttttcaaactttgccaAAACCGGAAACCCCAACGAACCGCGAAACGTCGACTCGGTGGATTATGGGACAGCCAAAGAGAAGACCAGGTTTCGAGGCCTGACATGGGAGCAGTACGAAACGGGATCGCAACAGTATCTTACGATAG CTCTCAAACCGAAAATGAAGAGCCACTATCGGGGACATAAAATGGCAGTGTGGCTAAACCTGATACCACAATTGCACCAACCTGGAGATGACGACGTGACAATGCGGCATCATCATTTCCGAGAGAGAGGAGACCACCTCTACGCGg GACCAGTGCGCGACGAGTGGCACACACCGATACTTCTTCCCGGTAACACAGTGACGACATCTCTGTCGACGACTGAATGCAGCTCGACGATTGGCGAAGACGCGACATCCGAGATCGGGTCACCGGCTAGCGGCGTGATAGAGGGCGAGGAGAGAGTCAGGGAGAGACACGACGAGACGGAGCTTCTTCAGAGACTGGCGTCTCGCCATTACTACAGCACAACAACTGCCCTGGCGATAACCGTCGGAGTTGGATGCATCCTTTTGATACTGAACATGATGATATTTGCTGGTATTTACTAtcagagagatagagagaaaaaaagagcggCTAGCGAGTGCAGCCCTAACGGTCATCAAGAGTCTGTTCCCATGACGACGCGGCCCTCATCGCGCGACTCAAACGAGGACACGAGGTCCGAGGAGCCGCCACCCTCGTACACAACCCTGGCACGGTCCAGTCCCCCGCCACCCTCGTCTACCATGCCAGAGCAACGGCTTCTTCGGGACGAAAGTCTGAGAAAAAACGTGAGGATCGTTAAGGAGCATGGAACTCATCCCCAGAAGGATCCTGTACCACCTAAACCACCCACGAGGACGACTAGTTCTTTGACTACTACCGGCATTAAGAAAAGAGTTCAGATTCAAGAAATATCTGTATAG
- the LOC124405302 gene encoding divalent-cation tolerance protein CutA isoform X1 produces MSHTSAVFKFLMLSALVRNIHLLGCSTMSNISGIHSVAYVTVPSNEVAKNISRGLVKNKLAACVNIIPQITSIYEWKGEINEDQEILLMIKTRTEIVDALTKFIKENHPYEVCEVISLPIHNGNKQYLDWISETVPTIAQRESGQNS; encoded by the exons ATGTCACATACATCAGctgttttcaagtttttaatgCTATCAGCTTTAGTTCGAAATATTCATCTATTAGGGTGCAGTACAATGAGTAATATCTCTGGAATACACTCAGTAGCTTACGTTACAGTACCGTCTAACGAAGttgcgaaaaatatttctcg TGGTCtcgtcaaaaataaattagctGCCTGCGTCAACATCATACCCCAAATCACTTCAAT ATACGAGTGGAAAGGGGAAATTAACGAGGATCAAGAAATACTCTTA ATGATCAAAACCAGAACTGAAATTGTTGATGCACTAACTAAATTCATCAA aGAAAATCATCCGTATGAAGTTTGCGAAGTCATATCTTTGCCT ATTCACAATGGAAACAAACAGTACTTAGATTGGATCAGCGAAACTGTCCCTACAATTGCCCAACGAGAATCTGGTCAAAATTCTTAA
- the LOC124405302 gene encoding protein CutA homolog isoform X2 — protein MSHTSAVFKFLMLSALVRNIHLLGCSTMSNISGIHSVAYVTVPSNEVAKNISRGLVKNKLAACVNIIPQITSIYEWKGEINEDQEILLMIKTRTEIVDALTKFIKENHPYEVCEVISLPVNIRFTMETNST, from the exons ATGTCACATACATCAGctgttttcaagtttttaatgCTATCAGCTTTAGTTCGAAATATTCATCTATTAGGGTGCAGTACAATGAGTAATATCTCTGGAATACACTCAGTAGCTTACGTTACAGTACCGTCTAACGAAGttgcgaaaaatatttctcg TGGTCtcgtcaaaaataaattagctGCCTGCGTCAACATCATACCCCAAATCACTTCAAT ATACGAGTGGAAAGGGGAAATTAACGAGGATCAAGAAATACTCTTA ATGATCAAAACCAGAACTGAAATTGTTGATGCACTAACTAAATTCATCAA aGAAAATCATCCGTATGAAGTTTGCGAAGTCATATCTTTGCCTGTAAATAT CAGATTCACAATGGAAACAAACAGTACTTAG
- the LOC124405301 gene encoding E3 ubiquitin-protein ligase UHRF1-like has product MYVQVRTIDGERNVVLNISKLTTVDEFKAMVAKEMLVQPEYQRLFYRGKQLENGYKLFDYNVNLNDVIQLMEKAVADGLSEEKSSTDSYSENENIDDKEETEDDAVEAESRYYKVGDSIDCMDLVYGAWFEATITQILKRENNLVYRVKWDAEEDGDAFDVDEKHIRPRAHRLIDFCDLEIGQRVMINFNIELPREIGYWYDLKIVKIHKTRTVEQLTGTLYVGRERLPMEDRRVNPKGEIFAIEEPKLLRDRTPEDNEQVPNSGTRRRIPAYCASCMDNPGRDCRECGCRVCSGKEDAHLLLLCDECDCAYHLGCLNPPLTSIPTEDEWYCPECKNDENEIVKAGDKLKQSKKKSKAIGGEQDGKRDWGKGMACVGRTRECTLVPPNHRGPVPGVEVGTCWKFRLQASEAGVHRPHVAGIHGRETDCAYSLVLSGGYEDDIDNGDEFLYTGSGGRDLSGNKRTAEQSCDQTLTRMNKALALNCNAKLNNIDGAEAKDWRGGIPVRVVRNYKLAKHSKYAPVDGNRYDGIYKVVKYYPQKGKSGFSVWRYVLRRDDPAPAPWTREGKRRIDALGLEMLYPDGYLEATKKADGKKRSKRGTLKESNPCTSDEEGPAEKRQKREGYRLEKDLSDLIRKDEVNTKLWDECRKVLLEGKVPFLRRVSERFMCVCCQEIVYRPVTTPCAHNICFSCLKRSFSAGVYSCPSCRHPLESNYRMIENETLASILLSLYPGYQAGR; this is encoded by the exons atgtacGTTCAAGTGAGAACTATTGACGGCGAGAGAAATGTCGTTTTGAACATTTCGAAACTAACGACTGTAGATGAATTcaag GCTATGGTTGCAAAGGAGATGCTGGTGCAGCCGGAATATCAGCGACTATTTTACCGCGGCAAACAGCTAGAAAATGGTTACAAACTTTTTGACTACAATGTTAATTTAAACGACGTTATTCAATTGATGGAAAAAGCTGTTGCTGACGGATTGTCTGAAGAAAAATCATCCACAGATAGCTATAGcgagaatgaaaatatcgatgatAAAGAAGAAACTGAAGACGATGCTGTTGAGGCTGAAAGTCGATACTATAAAGTTGGAGACTCCATAGATTGTATGGATCTGGTATACGGGGCTTGGTTTGAGGCTACTATAACCCAAATActaaagagagagaataattTAGTATACCGAGTGAAGTGGGACGCAGAAGAGGATGGAGATGCTTTTgatgttgatgaaaaacatatCAGACCTCGTGCGCATAGATTAATAGATTTTTGTGATTTGGAAATTGGCCAACGTGTCatgattaatttcaatattgaatTACCCAGGGAAATTGGTTATTGGTATGATTTGAAGATTGTCAAGATACATAAGACTAGAACAGTAGAACAGTTGACTGGTACATTGTATGTAGGAAG AGAACGGCTGCCGATGGAAGATCGTAGAGTTAATCCCAAGggagaaatttttgcgataGAGGAACCAAAGTTACTTCGTGATCGTACTCCGGAAGATAATGAACAGGTCCCAAACAGCGGCACGAGGCGTAGAATTCCAGCTTATTGTGCAAGCTGTATGGATAATCCAGGTAGAGACTGTCGAGAATGTGGCTGTCGTGTTTGCTCCGGCAAAGAAGATGCGCATCTGCTTTTGCTATGCGACGAATGTGATTGTGCCTATCATCTGGGCTGTCTGAACCCACCTTTAACTAGTATTCCTACTGAGGATGAATGGTACTGCCCAGaatgtaaaaatgatgaaaatgaaatagtcAAG GCTGGAGACAAATTAAAAcagagtaagaaaaaatcaaaagccaTAGGAGGCGAGCAAGATGGAAAACGCGATTGGGGAAAAGGAATGGCATGTGTCGGAAGAACTAGAGAATGCACGTTAGTACCTCCCAATCACCGGGGACCTGTCCCTGGAGTAGAAGTTGGTACTTGTTGGAAATTCAGATTGCAG GCATCTGAAGCAGGAGTACACAGGCCACATGTAGCTGGCATTCATGGGCGAGAAACTGACTGTGCGTACTCGCTTGTTCTATCAGGTGGTTACGAGGATGACATTGATAATGGGGACGAATTTCTTTACACAGGCTCAGGTGGTCGGGATCTCTCAG GAAACAAAAGAACTGCTGAGCAGAGCTGCGATCAGACCTTAACACGGATGAACAAAGCCTTGGCCTTAAACTGTAATGCAAAGCTAAACAACATTGACGGTGCTGAAGCTAAAGATTGGAGAGGTGGAATTCCTGTTAGAGTTGTACGCAATTACAAGCTTGCTAAACACAGTAAATACGCGCCAGTGGATGGTAACAG ATATGATGGTATATACAAAGTGGTTAAATATTATCCACAAAAAGGTAAAAGCGGATTCAGTGTGTGGCGCTATGTTCTGCGAAGGGATGATCCTGCACCTGCTCCCTGGACTCGAGAAGGCAAACGCCGCATAGATGCTCTCGGTTTAGAAATGCTTTATCCGGATGGTTACTTGGAAGCAACCAAAAAGGCAGATGGCAAAAAACGCAGCAAGCGTGGTACTTTAAAAGAAAGTAACCCTTGTACCTCTGATGAGGAAGGACCTGCTGAAAAGCGGCAGAAGAGAGAGGGTTACAGGCTAGAAAAAGATCTGTCTGATCTGATTAGAAAAGATGAAGTGAACACAAAACTTTGGGATGAGTGTCGGAAAGTTTTGCTTGAAGGAAAAGTTCCGTTCTTACGACGTGTTTCTGAAAG aTTTATGTGCGTCTGTTGTCAAGAGATCGTTTATCGTCCTGTCACCACACCTTGTGCTCACAACATTTGTTTCAGCTGTCTGAAACGTAGTTTTTCTGCGGGAGTATATTCGTGTCCATCTTGTCGTCACCCTCTTGAGAGTAATTACCGAATGatagaaaatgaaacattAGCTTCCATACTGCTTTCACTGTACCCAGGTTATCAGGCCGGAAGATAA